The Cryobacterium roopkundense sequence CGAAGGCCAGCCGGAACAGGTGGCAGCCGTAGTTCGGTCGGTTAACCCGCTCGCCGGGCCGGGTGCTCAAGAGAAGAAGCACGGCCTGGCGCACTGAGGCGTCTTCCGTGACGGTGGCGAGGCGGCCGTCAGGAGTGAGGCTGAAACCCGGAGGTCCCGCGGACGCATCGAAATCGGGATGCACGAGCGCGATGGCACGGTATCGGGGCGCGCTCATGTCGACGCCCCCACCAATTGCTCGCCCGGCGAGCGCACCGTGTACTTCACGGCGCCGGGCGGTGTGCCGTCGGTGTACCCCTCCACGGAATCCAGACAAATGGCATGGCCACCGATGCGCAGGAACGTCGAGTATCCCTTGTGCACCACCAGCGTGTGCGTGCACGGCTTAATATTGACGCCGATGTTAGGGCACCCGTTGATATCCCGTCCCTGCGGGTCGTTCTCGACGAGCACGGGGGATGCGAGGATTGTGACCCACTCCTGCGATGGCACATTCTTCACGACGCCGTCATGGCCGCAGCGCACCACTCCCTTTTCAACGAGAACCTTCATGTCGCCTCCTCGAAATCCACGGTCTTGGCGCGCACCTTCATCGCATGGCCTGGCGCCTCGATCGTGAGGTCGGTCGCGGAATGCAGGCTGAAAAGATCCGGTCCGAGCGACACAGACGACCCGTGGCCGTCTTCCAGACGGATGCTGTGGTCGTCGCCATCGAGAACGACCCGCTGCCCGTCCGCGGTCGCCACGGTGAAGCGTCGACCCCGAGTGCCGGCCAGGTCCGTGTCGGGAACCTTCTCGGGCCCGAAGAGCCCGCCGAGAACAACGGCGTCGGCCGGATCCGCTGCGACCAGAAGTACCAGCACGGTGTCACCGGTGTTCGGGAGCAGGACGGCGCCCTTGCCGGTCCCCGCGCCCTGGGTGAGCACCGGTGCCCAGCCCGTGGTGACCTGCGGGTAACATGCGAGATCCACCTGCACCCGCGCACGCTGCTCGGGGTCTTCGACGTCGACGACGAGGCCCAGGGTCGTCACGTCAGCCGGGCGAGAGGTCGCCGGGGTGGCCGGAAACGCGGGCGGTCTCGTCGACACCGTGGTCTCGTATCCGCTGCCCTGCACGGAGTGCACAACGTCACACACCGTGTACGTGCCCTCGAGGCTGGCCGTGACCCCGCTGATCTTCACTCGTCCGCCCACACGGATGCGCGGATCGCCCTCGGCCACGAAGACGCCGGTGATCTCGCCCGCTGCCCGCACGTCGAGCTCTGCCTGCGCGAGGTCCGCGGCCGCCGAGTCGTCGACGAGGGTGTCGTTCTGGCGCAGCAAGGCGCCCCCGCCTCCCACGCTCTGTGGCGCAGCATCGGCTCGCACCCCTGCCCGGGCCC is a genomic window containing:
- a CDS encoding phage baseplate assembly protein V — protein: MTEVQGLPEIIITLGRDRLTAAEAASVSSIEVHAALAQPTRCSITWLTLDAGRRVDPAPGDALRVEVVGVRRALFVGEVTVVEHSYGADLSEEIRVRAYDALHRLRKRQFTRVHADVDLNGLAVALCAGTGLSVVGGTGRPARTYQLACSDLSLLVQASRRAGLYPVVDESALRLVGLEGEGEPVELVLGTTLHSAELEISQEPAFLSASVTGWNPDSAAIVHGEADDNRARAGVRADAAPQSVGGGGALLRQNDTLVDDSAAADLAQAELDVRAAGEITGVFVAEGDPRIRVGGRVKISGVTASLEGTYTVCDVVHSVQGSGYETTVSTRPPAFPATPATSRPADVTTLGLVVDVEDPEQRARVQVDLACYPQVTTGWAPVLTQGAGTGKGAVLLPNTGDTVLVLLVAADPADAVVLGGLFGPEKVPDTDLAGTRGRRFTVATADGQRVVLDGDDHSIRLEDGHGSSVSLGPDLFSLHSATDLTIEAPGHAMKVRAKTVDFEEAT